TCTTCACAAAAAGGTCGCCGCGCGCCTGCTTTCCGGCGTGGTGGAAGCCGAGACCTTTCAGCCGGATCTTCGTCCCCGGCTGGATCCCAGTCGGCAGCTTGATCCTCTTCGTCCCCTCCATCGTCGGTACTTCGAGGCTCCCCCCCAAGACCGCCTCGCTGAAGCGGACGTCGCGGTTCACGATGATGTCGGCGCCCTCACGCTGGAACTGCGGATCGTTCCCCACCTGCACGTTGAGGTAGAGGTCTCCGGCCGGTCCACCGTGGTGGCCGTTCCCCCCCTTCCCGGCGACCCGCAGGCGCGCGCCGCTCTCGATCCCCGCAGGGATCCGCACCGAGATCTCCTCCCTTTGACCTCCGCGCAGAAAGGCGACGCGCTTCTCGCACCCGTCGTACGCTTCGCGGAAGGTGACCTGTACCTCCATGGAGAGGTCCTCCCCGCGGGCCACACGCATCCCCCCTCCCCGACCGCGACGCACCGCGTCGCCGAAGATGCGGGAAAAGATGTCGTCGGTGCCGAAACCCTGGTCACGGAAGAGGTCCCCCACATCGAACCCCCTGAAAATGTCCTCCTGCGAGAAACGCTGATGGAATCCGGTGGTGCCGAAGCGGTCGTACTGCTCCTTCTTTTTCGGATCGGAGAGGACCGCGTATGCCTCGTTGATCTCCTTGAAGCGCTCCTCGGCCTCCTTGTTCCCCTGGTTCTTGTCCGGATGGTACTTCACCGCCAGCTTCCGGTATGCCTTCTTCAGCTCGTCGATCGAGGCGCCCTTCTTGACTCCGAGCACCTCGTAATAATCTCTTTGCGCCATGTGTAAGACCCTTTCATTCTTGTCGGAATTCCCCAAGGAATGTAGTCTGTGACAAATCGAATGTCAACCACTGCGAACTTGACAAGCCAGAGCGTGCGGGCTTATATATCACCACCCATTGATGAGGCACCACACATTGACAAGGAGCGAAGTCAGATGACCCACTATGACACCATTATCCTCGGCGGCGGCATCAGCGGGCTCAGCCTGGCAAGCTACAGCGCGGGGGCGGGGCGCAGCACCCTGGTTCTCGAGCGGGCACAGCGCCCGGGCGGGTGCTTCCACTCACACCGCTTCGAGGGGAGCGCCCAGGGGTTCTGGCTCGAACTCGGAGCACATACCTGCTACAACTCCTACACAGGCCTCATCGGCATCATGGAAAAGCACGGGCTGATGCCGGAGATCCTGCCGCGCGAGAAGGTCTCCTTTAAAATGCTGGTCGATTCACGCATCGCCTCCATAACCTCGCAGCTCTCCTTCCCGGAGCTCCTGACTTCCGCATGGCGACTCTTCACGCTGAAGAAGGATGGAGAAAGCGTCTCCTCCTATTACGGGAGCATAGTGGGAAAGAAGAACTACCAGAAAGTTTTCGGCCCCGCCTTCAACGCAGTCATCTCCCAGAGAGCGGACGACTTCCCCGCCAACATGCTCTTCAACAAGCGTCCCAGAAGAAAGGACGTCATAAAGAGCTATACCATGAAGGGGGGGTTGCAGACGATTACCGATACGCTGGCGACAGCACCGGGGGTCACCCTCCTTACCGGTGCAGAAGTTGCGTCCCTGAAGAAGGTCGGGGCCGGGTACCAGGTGGAGCTTTCCGACGGCAGGAGCTTTGAGACTGCGGCCCTTGTCCTGGCCACCCCTCCGGCAGAAGGGAGCGTTCTGCTGCGCCATATTGCACCTGAGGTGGCCGGCATCCTGTCACGGATCAACGTGGAGACGATAGAGACCGTCGGGGTGGCTGTCGAAAAGGAACGCCTGAAGCTGGAGCCGGTTGCCGGCATCATCGCCGCAAATGACATCTTCTACTCGGCAGTCTCCAGAGACACCGTGTCGCACGAAGGGTACCGCGGCTTCAGTTTCCACTTCAAGGCGGGAAAGGCGACAAGCGATGAGAAGTTGAAAAGGATCGCGCAGGTGCTGGGAGTAGGGGTGGGGGACCTGCAGCAGGTTGTGCAGAGGGAGAGCCGGCTACCCTCCCCCGTCGTCGGGAACGCCTCCCTGACCGCCGAGATAGACCGGCTCATCGCCGGGAGCGGGCTGTACGTCACGGGGAACTACTTCGCCGGGATGGCGATCGAGGATTGCATAGTGCGCTCCAAAGCAGAGTTCGCCAGGATGAGCGGCGCACGGT
The DNA window shown above is from Geomonas sp. RF6 and carries:
- a CDS encoding DnaJ C-terminal domain-containing protein; translation: MAQRDYYEVLGVKKGASIDELKKAYRKLAVKYHPDKNQGNKEAEERFKEINEAYAVLSDPKKKEQYDRFGTTGFHQRFSQEDIFRGFDVGDLFRDQGFGTDDIFSRIFGDAVRRGRGGGMRVARGEDLSMEVQVTFREAYDGCEKRVAFLRGGQREEISVRIPAGIESGARLRVAGKGGNGHHGGPAGDLYLNVQVGNDPQFQREGADIIVNRDVRFSEAVLGGSLEVPTMEGTKRIKLPTGIQPGTKIRLKGLGFHHAGKQARGDLFVKIGVRVPEPETLTADQIKLLEQLAAEGM
- a CDS encoding protoporphyrinogen/coproporphyrinogen oxidase, which translates into the protein MTHYDTIILGGGISGLSLASYSAGAGRSTLVLERAQRPGGCFHSHRFEGSAQGFWLELGAHTCYNSYTGLIGIMEKHGLMPEILPREKVSFKMLVDSRIASITSQLSFPELLTSAWRLFTLKKDGESVSSYYGSIVGKKNYQKVFGPAFNAVISQRADDFPANMLFNKRPRRKDVIKSYTMKGGLQTITDTLATAPGVTLLTGAEVASLKKVGAGYQVELSDGRSFETAALVLATPPAEGSVLLRHIAPEVAGILSRINVETIETVGVAVEKERLKLEPVAGIIAANDIFYSAVSRDTVSHEGYRGFSFHFKAGKATSDEKLKRIAQVLGVGVGDLQQVVQRESRLPSPVVGNASLTAEIDRLIAGSGLYVTGNYFAGMAIEDCIVRSKAEFARMSGAR